The following is a genomic window from Acetobacteroides hydrogenigenes.
AAATGCATTCATAGAATATGTTTCTGGAAAAATCGTTAAACGGTAGGGCATCAAAAGGTTGGATAGAGGTTGTTTGTGGCTCCATGTTCTCGGGTAAGACCGAGGAGCTTATCCGCAGGCTAAAGCGAGCACAGTTTGCCAACCAGCGCGTAGAGATCTTCAAGCCGGAGGTTGACGTCCGCTACTCCACCAACGAGGTCGTATCGCACGATTCGAACGCCATCCGCTCTACCCCTGTATCGAACTCGGGCAACATCCTCCTCCTTTGCGGCGATGTTGATGTTGTAGGCATCGACGAGGCTCAATTCTTCGATATGGGGCTTGTAGATGTTTGCAACAGCCTCGCCAACCAAGGCATCCGCGTAATAGTTGCCGGGCTGGACATGGACTACAAGGGAAATCCCTTTGGGCCAATCCCCGCGCTAATGGCAACGGCAGAATATGTCACAAAAGTTCATGCCGTTTGCATGAAATGCGGTAACTTAGCTCAGTATTCGCATAGAACCGTTGTAAACGACAAGCTGGTGGTTTTGGGCGAAAAAGACTCCTACGAGCCGCTCTGCCGCTCCTGCTTCAACAAGGCAAACAACGATTCGAAGCAGTAAGACGTTAGATATTTGACATTAGATGGTCGACGTTAGATGGTCAACACAGAGGCACGGAGATACAGAGGTCACAGAGTTCTTTCATCACAAAATTAACGCTGCATAATTCATCAGCAACTACTCGACTTCTCCAACTTCTTTAGTTCCCAAATTCTTCCGTTTAACTTCGGTATAGTTTCCGTCTATTCCCGTTTAGCTTCTAGCCATATAGAGATTAAACGCTTGCAGAACATAATCGTGATACTTGTG
Proteins encoded in this region:
- a CDS encoding thymidine kinase — translated: MFLEKSLNGRASKGWIEVVCGSMFSGKTEELIRRLKRAQFANQRVEIFKPEVDVRYSTNEVVSHDSNAIRSTPVSNSGNILLLCGDVDVVGIDEAQFFDMGLVDVCNSLANQGIRVIVAGLDMDYKGNPFGPIPALMATAEYVTKVHAVCMKCGNLAQYSHRTVVNDKLVVLGEKDSYEPLCRSCFNKANNDSKQ